The genomic interval TGTCGAATTTTATGGCTCAGGCGTGTCGCGAATGTCGCTCCCCGACCGCGCAACGATCGGTAATATGGCCCCGGAGTACGGCGCAACGATCGGGTTTTTTCCGGTCGATGCTGAGACGCTCAACTATCTACGCCTGACCGGCCGCTCGAATGAAACCGTCGAGCTGGTCGAACGTTATTACAAAGAACAGGGCATGTTTCGCACCGATGAAACGGGCGCGACCGCATTGAAGTACACGAAGGTAATCAAGCTCGATCTCGGCACGGTGGAGCCTAGCCTTGCCGGCCCAAAGCGTCCGCAAGACCGCGTGCCACTTTCAGGCGTCAAGGATTCCTTCCGTAAGTCGCTGCAAGCCCCGATCGCGGAACGTGGATTTGCGCTCGACGAGGTCGCCGTCCGTCGCCATGCCACGGTCGGCAACAATGGCAACAGCACCGACATTACTCACGGAGCCGTTGTCATTGCGGCGATTACTAGTTGCACCAATACCAGCAATCCATCGGTGATGCTTGCCGCGGGGCTGCTCGCGAAAAACGCGGTCGAAAAAGGCTTGAAGGTCAAGCCGTATGTGAAAACCAGTCTTGCGCCGGGGAGCCGCGTGGTGACTGATTACTTTGAAAAGGCTGGACTGACGCCTGCCCTCAACCAACTCGGCTTCCAAACAGTTGGCTATGGCTGCACCACTTGCATCGGCAATAGCGGCCCGCTGCCGGAGCCTGTCGCCAAGGCGGTGACCGACAGCGATCTGGTCGCGGCAGCCGTACTCAGCGGCAATCGCAACTTTGAGGGGCGCGTGAATCCGCTGGTCAAAGCGAACTATCTGGCAAGCCCGCCGCTGGTCGTCGCTTACGCATTGGCCGGAAGTACGGACATCGACCTCACTCAAGAGCCGCTCGGCAAAGGGAGTGATGGTAAAGAGGTATACTTGAAAGACATCTGGCCGACGCGCGAACAAATCGACAAGACCGTTTCAACGGCGGTTTTGCCGACGATGTTTCAAGCGCGCTATGAAAATGTCTGGGACAGCAATCCGAAGTGGAACGCCATCAAGACCAGCGAAGGAGCGCTGTTCGACTGGCAGGAGAGCAGTACTTACATTCAAGAGCCGCCGTTTTTGATTGATCTGCCAGCCGAGCCGGGACCAATCCAGCCGATTGAAGCCGCTCGCTGTTTGGCTGCGCTGGGAGATTCCGTTACGACCGATCACATTTCGCCGGCCGGTTCAATCGCCGCTTCCAGCCCTGCCGGAAAATTCCTCATCGAGCATGGCGTGGAGAAGGCCGATTTCAACAGCTACGGCTCGCGCCGCGGCAACGACCGCGTGATGACCCGCGGCACCTTTGCCAACATTCGTATCCACAACCAGCTTGCCCCCGGCACTGAAGGAGGCGTCACCTGCTACCTTCCTACGGGTGAGGTGATGAGCATCTTCGATGCCGCCATGAAATACAAAGCCGATGGCGTTCCATTGGTCGTCCTGGCGGGTGCGGAATACGGCACCGGCAGCAGCCGCGACTGGGCGGCGAAGGGCACATTACTGCTGGGAATCCGTGCGGTACTGGCGACAAGCTACGAACGCATCCACCGCAGCAATCTGGTGGGGATGGGTGTGCTGCCGCTGCAATTCTTGGATGGGCAAACGTGGCCGTCGCTGGGCCTGACTGGTGAAGAGACTTTCGACATTCCCGTGCACGATAGCTTACAGCCCCGGAGCAAGATCACCGTGACGGCAACCGCTCCGGATGGAAGCATGAAAACGTTCGGCGTGAAAGTGCGCATCGATACGCCGGTCGAACTCGACTATTACCGCAACGGCGGCATCCTGCAAACGGTGCTGCGAAAGTTGTTGCGCGGTTAGGATATTACGCCTGTTGCAGCGTTCCGCGCGTCACGCCGAGCTGATTCAGCACCTGCAAATTACGCCAAGCTTGTTGTGGCAGTTCCAAGCCGGCGATAACTTTAGCGTAGCGCTCCAACAGCGGGCCGACTTGCGCAGCGTTTTCTCTCGTCAGTTCGACGCGGAAATGCCGTACGCCCAGTTTTTGCATTTGCGGAATATACTCGGCCGCCGATTGGGCGACCGAATTGAACACCGTGTTGCGGCAGCCGGTGTCGGCCAAGAGCGGAAAGGCCGCGCCGACTCGGTCGCGCAGTTCAACCCGATGATGGTCGCACGGCCGGCCGCAATCGCGGTAGTCTTTACCGCTGGACAGCATTGCAGCAAATACACAGTGCTCCATATGGAACATCGGCATGTGCTGGTGGACGACGACCTCAAAGAGACTCGGGTCGATCCGGCCTAGCATGGCCTTGAGTTGATCCCAATTCAGATCGTAGCCGGGAGTCAACCGTGCAAGTTTTTCGCGCCGGAACAGATCGGCCGTCAGTTCATTGGTAATATTGAGTGAAAAGTCGCCGATCAACTGGCACTGCGGGACATGTTCTTGAAAGTACACCAGCCCTGCGAGATTTCGGATCAGCGCCGCGTCTGGCGCGGCCTTGGCGATCTGCCGCAGCAGGCCCTCCTCGTGCGGCTTGATGATCCGCAGCGTCGCCAGGCCGATGAGCGCACCTGCCGCACGGGCTTTTTCGACGGCGGTGTGGTATCGCCGCACGTCTTCAAAATCGCAATAAACCATTGCTGGATGAAACGACGAATCTGGCGGCCGCCAGGCGAGCGTGGCGTCGAGTTGCTCCATCGTGCGGCAGAGAACCGTCAGTTTTGGCCGGACGGAACCGTCTTTGCTGTAGCCGAAATCACGCACTTCGCGTTGCAGCCTTTCGAGCGAATGTTTGCGAGCAATGCGCTGCTCGACTTGCTTGCGACGTTCAAGCAACTCATCGACGGCTCGCCTGCGCAGATCGTTTAGCACGCTCTTGGGCACCATCGCATCGGCCGGCAGGGATGATACGACGTCTCCCAGCTCAAACGGCGTATCGCCAAGCCTGCCAAGTTGCTCGCGCAACAGTTCAAGGGTGATAGGGTGCTTCTGCGCTACTTGCAGCGGCCCGGCCCAGCGCGAATTGCCGACGATTGCC from Pirellulales bacterium carries:
- the acnA gene encoding aconitate hydratase AcnA, producing MATSTRTKDPFGAKTSFNTGSGKAVLYRLSKLEELGLGQISALPFSIRVLLESLLRNCDGYEVSERDVRNLASWNAEQPAETEIPFKPARVVLQDFTGVPCVVDLAAMRSAMKRLGGDPKKINPLLPVDLVIDHSVQVDHFGSADSLDLNVELEFHRNRERYEFLRWGQKAFDNFQVVPPNIGIVHQVNLEFLAKVAFLRKIDGDVVALPDSLVGTDSHTTMINGLGVVGWGVGGIEAEANMLGQSLYMLMPEVIGFEVTGELQPAVTATDLVLTVTQILRKAGVVGKFVEFYGSGVSRMSLPDRATIGNMAPEYGATIGFFPVDAETLNYLRLTGRSNETVELVERYYKEQGMFRTDETGATALKYTKVIKLDLGTVEPSLAGPKRPQDRVPLSGVKDSFRKSLQAPIAERGFALDEVAVRRHATVGNNGNSTDITHGAVVIAAITSCTNTSNPSVMLAAGLLAKNAVEKGLKVKPYVKTSLAPGSRVVTDYFEKAGLTPALNQLGFQTVGYGCTTCIGNSGPLPEPVAKAVTDSDLVAAAVLSGNRNFEGRVNPLVKANYLASPPLVVAYALAGSTDIDLTQEPLGKGSDGKEVYLKDIWPTREQIDKTVSTAVLPTMFQARYENVWDSNPKWNAIKTSEGALFDWQESSTYIQEPPFLIDLPAEPGPIQPIEAARCLAALGDSVTTDHISPAGSIAASSPAGKFLIEHGVEKADFNSYGSRRGNDRVMTRGTFANIRIHNQLAPGTEGGVTCYLPTGEVMSIFDAAMKYKADGVPLVVLAGAEYGTGSSRDWAAKGTLLLGIRAVLATSYERIHRSNLVGMGVLPLQFLDGQTWPSLGLTGEETFDIPVHDSLQPRSKITVTATAPDGSMKTFGVKVRIDTPVELDYYRNGGILQTVLRKLLRG